TTACATTCCAGTCCAATTATTTTCATAAGGTAAAAGGCGATAACTACAAGCTTTCGGGCCTGCTGACGCTGAAAGGAATTACCAAACCCATTGAACTTGATGCTGAATATGGAGGGGTTGAAAAGGATCCGGAAGGAAACCTCAGAATAGGATTTGAAGTAGAAGGAAGGTTAAGCCGCCAGGAATATGGCTTGAATTATATGCAGTTAACGGATTCAGGTGGCCTCGTGATCGGTGAGGATGTCAAATTGATCGCCAACATCCAGCTGGTAAAGCAAGCCTGAAGTGATCAATTATCAGTTGTCTATCTGAAATAGACCCGACATAGTCTCAGACACTTGTCGGGTTTTTTGTTAAAATGAGGATATTTTCCAATCCTCCGGCTTTCTAATTTTATAACCTAATTTCCCCAAATACCGCCTCCATGAAGTTCTTTCGAATACTTTTTCGGATCATCGGCTCAATAGTGCTGCTTCTTGTATTGATCATTGCTAGTATGGTGACCACCATGGACCACACTCCTTACAAAGAAATGCCGTATTATGCCCAATGGAAGAAGATCATCAGTGAAGTAAAACCTGACACCTCGGGATCCAGCGGAGCGCTCAGGGTAGGATGGGCAAAGGTGAATATTACTCCTGCATCTCCCACGCCCACAGCTGGTTATGGTAACAGAAGAGGGCGTCCTTACACCGCCGTCCATGATTCAGTGTACATAAGGGCGATGGTGATTGACAATGGCGTTACGAAAGCCGCCATTATCGCAGCCGATCTGCTGATTATCCCACCTACGGTTGTCAAACTGCTCCAATCGCGGCTTACGGAAAAGGAAATTCCCTTTGACAATGTTTACTTTGGCGCTACACATAGTCATAACAGTGTAGGTGGCTGGGGGACAGGTGTATCGTCCCTGTTTTTTTCTGGAAAATATAATGAGAAGACTGTCGAAACCATTGCTGATGCTATTTTTCAGGCGATCGTCCAGGCCAAGGCTAAGCTGGAACCGGCGAAGCTCACCTATATGGAATCCATTGACACCGTCGATATTCGCAACAGGCTGGTAGGCGAGGAGGGAGAGATTGATCCCGAGATCCGGTCAGCTGCATTCGTGACGGCAAGTGGTCAGAAAGCCATTCTGAGTTCCTTCGCGGCACATTCGACGGTATTGAACTCTAAAAACATTGTCCTGTCGCGCGATTATCCTGGTATGTTAGTGGATTCGCTGGAAAAAGGGCGGTACAACTTCGCGATGTACATGTCCGGGGCAGTAGGTAGTATGGGGCCGATTGAAAAAGGTACCGACGATTTTGATGAGGTTAAAAATCAGGCATTTGGCGTACAAAAAGCATTGCTTTCAGACTCAACAAAGAAGGAAGACGTAAAAGGTGCGACCGTAGAGGCGATCACATTGCCGCTGCCTCTCCGCAATCCTTCTCCGCGGCTAACCATGGGACTGGTGCTGCGGTCGTGGGCATTTAACAAGGCTTTTGGAGAATATCCTGTCTTTGTAAAAGCATTGAGAATTGGCAATATTCTGATGGTAGGAATGCCCTGCGATTTTTCGGGTGAACTGGTCGGAACGCTGGACGCATATGCCAAAACCAAAGGCCTTAATCTGATGGTCACGAGCTTTAATGGCGGCTATATCGGCTATATCACGCATGACAAATACTTTGACCGTGACTTGTACGAGACCAAAACAATGAGCTGGTACGGGCCTTATAACGGGGCTTACTTGCAGGAAGTGATTAAAGATATTATTGATAAACTATCCTAACTAACCTAATCTATGAAAACGATCTTATTGCTGATTTTCGGGCTCCTGAGTATCCAGGCAATCGCCCAGTCTCCTGTGCGCGTCGCTGTCGCGGGCCTTAGCCACGGGCATGTAGGCTGGGTCTTTAATAGTGCGGATAAAAAAGTCATTCAACTAGTTGGGATTTACGAAACCAATCCTGATCTGGTCAATTTATTTGCTGAAAAATACAAGCTGGACAAGAAGCTTTTCTTCTCAGATCTGAACAAGATGCTGGATGAAACGAAACCAGAGGCCGTTTCAGCTTTCGGAGCGATCAGCGATCACGTGATAGTTGTCCGTGCCTGCGCACCACGGAAAATTCATGTGATGGTAGAGAAACCATTGGCTACTACATTCGCAGATGCCAAGGAGATTCAGAAGCTGGCCAGCCAAAATTCCATTCAGGTACTGACCAATTATGAAACGTCGTGGTACGCCAGCAACCAATATGTGAATGATCTGGTAAGCCAGGGTAAGCTAGGTGACATTCGGAAGGTAATGGTGAATGATGGTCACCAGGGACCGAAAGAAATTGGGGTCAGCAAGGAATTTTTCGCCATTCTGACTGATCCCGCCAAAAACGGCGCAGGTGCTCTGATTGATTTCGGATGCTATGGCGCCAATTTGATGACCTGGCTTTTAAAGGGAGAAAGACCCATTTCGGTAACTGCGGTGACGCATCAGGACAAGCCGGAGATTTACAAGAATGTAGACGATGAGGCGACCATTGTACTGCAATATCCAAAGGCGCAATGTATCATTCAGGGCTCCTGGAACTGGTCATTTGGAAGAAAAGATATGGAAGTATATGGTAACAAGGGTTACGCGATTGCTGTAAACGCAACCGTTGTCAGACAAAGATTACAGGAAAAAGCACCTGAGGAAACCATCAAGCTCGACCCTCGTCCGGCTCCATTTACGGATCCTTTTGCAGTTTTGGCGGATGTGGTGCAGGGTCGCTTGAAGCTCGATACCAACGACCTGTACGGGTTACCGGTCAATGTTACCGTCGTAGAAATATTGGAATCTGCCAAGCAATCTGCGAAGTCAGGTAAGACTGTATTTTTGAAATAAATAGCATTAGTAATATAATGGAGCAGGAACCCCGCGCTGTCCGTTTCAGCCAAACTACCCTCACCGAGTTGATGATCCCTTCTTATGCCAACTTTGGCGGGAAAATTCACGGAGGGATTTTATTGTCATTGATTGATAAAGTGGCTTACTCATGTGCTGCACGCCATGCGGGTACCTACTGCGTGACAGTTTCGGTGGATGGTGTTGATTTTCTGGAACCCGTGGAGGTGGGAGATCTGGTTTCGCTGCATGCTTCTGTCAATTATGTCGGAAGAACTTCGTTGGTGATCGGGATCAGGGTTATTGCGGAAAATGTACGGAATGGCATTCAGCGGCATACCAATACTTCCTACGTCACAATGGTGGCGAAGGGCGATGATGATAAGCCGACGGTAGTGCCGGAATTATTGCTGGAAAATGAAGAAGATGCCCGCCGTTTTCTGGAAGCGATCAAGCGTCGGGAATTGAAAGAAAGTTACCGGGATGCATTCGATAATGCCAAGACCCGGATTGATGTACAGGCAAATCTTGAAAAATTATCCCAGCAACGATGTGTTATCGGCTGGGATAAAAATGATATTTAAAATCCGAAAAGTCCTCCGCCGGTTTTTCTCGTGCGGGTGGATTTTCCAAACAGCATTCCGAAAACGCCGCGAACTACCTCACGACCAATTTGTTTGGCCAGAGGAGAATTCAATGCGTCGGCAATGACGCTTGTTTCTTCCTTTTGCTTTTTGGCTTCAACGACTTCCTCCTTCGCTTGCGCCTCTACTTTCGCATGCTCCTCCATTCTTTTGGTCAGCATTTCGTAAGCGCTTTCCGGGTCGAGCGGGTCTTTGTATTTCATGTAAAGATCGGACTGCTGGACATGCTTGTCATAATCAGCCTGCACCATTGGTCCCATAATGGACGTTGGCGGGAGCAAATGCGTCGCGGCCACTTCGGTAGGGATACCTTTTTCATTTAGTACCGTAATAAGTGCTTGTCCGATCCCCAATGTGGTCAGAATCTGGTCGATTGCGTAGTAGTCGGAGCGCGGGTAGGTTTTTACCGTTTGTTTTAATGCGTCGGCATCCTGTGGCGTAAATGCTCTTAAAACGTGCTGTACCCTATTTCCCAGCTGAGAAAGTACCGATACCGGAACGTCCTGCGCCATTTGGGTGCAAAAGAAGATCCCTACGCCTTTGGAGCGGATCAGCCTTACTACCTGTTCGATCTGGTCAAGGAAAGCTTTTGGGGCGTCTTTAAACAATAAATGTGCCTCGTCGAGGAAGAATACCAGTTTGGGTTTGTCCAAATCACCTGCTTCCGGCAACTTCTGATACAGCTCTGCCAGCAGGCTCAACATGAAAGTTGAAAACAATGCAGGCTTGTCCTGAACATCAGAAATGTTAAGCAGGCTGATCACACCCTGGCCGTCGACGCGATTGATGAGATCGGTAATGTCAAAAGATTTTTCACCAAAAATAGTACCTACACCCTGCTGCTCCAATGCAACGATTTTACGGAGGATCGTACCCGCCGTCGAAGTGGAAATGGTACCGTAGTCAGCTTTGATCTCGGCAGCGCCCGGACCTTCGGCGAGGTAGTTGAGCACTTTTTTCAGGTCATTCAAATCCACCATTGGCAGATCTTTATCGTCGGCATACTTGAAAAGAATGGCCAGTACGCCCGCCTGTGTCTCATTTAATTCAAATATCTTGGAAAGAAGAATAGGCCCGAATTCCAGAATTGTCGCACGCATCTGCGAGCCTTTTTGTCCGCTCAGCGAATATAGTTCGACTGGATATCCCTTTGGTTCAAAAACGGTTCCGAGTATCTGTGAACGTTCCTCCAATGCTGCATTGGTTTTGCCAGGCTGGGCTATACCCGACAAATCACCTTTAATGTCCGACATGAACACAGGCACACCCGCTGCGGAAAGCTGCTCTGCCAATACCTGTAATGTGCGGGTTTTTCCTGATCCTGTGGCTCCTGCTACCAACCCGTGGCGGTTCATCATTCGCAGCGGCAGGCTTACTCTTGCTTCCCCGATAATCTCTCCGTCTAAAATAGCGGAGCCCAAACGAATTACCGGCTTGTCAGTTTGATATGATTTCTGAATTGCTGCAATAAATTGCTCTTTTTTCGACACAGTAATACAGGTTATAGTTTTCGACTTGTTAATTTACAAAAATTAAATGTTTCCGGTGGATTCCAAACCAATCACGGGAAAATTCCTGAAATGATAATCTTTCCAGATATTATATTACTTTTCGCACATCCTTGTATTTGCAAAATTTTATTAGGTATTTTGGTATGATCGCTTAACAATTATTCTGATTAATCAATTTAGATATAATACTTGCCATTTATGCTTAGCCGAGTTGCCAATTCAATTTACTGGATGAACCGTTACATGGAGCGGGTTGAAAATTACGCCCGTTTCGTTGGAGTTAATTTTAATCTGGCATTGGATCTCCCTCCTGACGTAGACGAACAATGGGAACCTCTTCTGATTGCAACCGCTGATCATTATTTATTTTATAAGTATTATGATAAGCCGACGAAAGAGGATGTTATCCATTTCATGACCTTCGACAAACGCAATCCTAATTCGATCATTAGCTGTCTTTACGAAGCGCGGGAAAATGCCCGCACGATCCGTGAGACGATTTCGAAGGAAATGTGGGAGAGTATCAATGAATTTTATCTGTCTATCCGCGGTACGTCGCCGGACAATTTCCGGAACATGGACCATATGCAGTCCTATTTTACAGATATCCGCAAAAGCTGCCAGCTTTTTCACGGTGTTGTGGATGCTTCCATTACGCGAAATGAGGCCTGGCATTTCGGACGCCTGGGACGGCATATAGAACGTGCAGACAAATGCTCCCGCTTTCTTGACGTAAAATATTTTACTCTTTTGCAAGATGCCGGTACTTCTGGTTCTACATTGGACCTGATGCTTTGGACGGCGGTTCTGAAATCGGTGAGTGCATATAATATGTACCGGCAGACACATCGCGCATTGACGCCAATGAACATCGTTGCGTTTTTGATCCTGGACAAATTGTTCCCGAGATCCATTGCCTACTGTGTGCGCCAGGCTGAACTGTCGTTATATGCCATCGCAGGATCGATTCCTGAGCGCGGGCATACCAATCCGGCGGAACGTGCATTGAGCAAGATCCGGAGTGAACTGGAATTCACAGACGTGGAAGACGTGTTCAAAATGGGCCTTCACGAATATCTGGACAAGTTTCAGACTAAGAATAACGAGGTGGACAATGCGATTTTTGATATGTATTTCGGTTTGGAAACCGGGCAGTCGCAAAGTCAGTCTCAGGGACAAACAACGGGACAATTTAAGACCCAGTGGATGAACTGAACAAACTTTTAATAACTTAGCGACCTATAACATTTGTAGCGCCGCAACGACATGACATATTGCCTTGGGATAAAAGTAGCAACGGGCCTCGTCGCCATTGCTGATACCCGCCTGACTTCCGGTACGGAGGTTTCAACGAATAAAAAGGTTTCCGTTTATCAATCAGAAAAGCATTCGATTTTCGTAATGACTTCCGGGTTGAGATCGGTCCGGGACAAAGCCATTACTTATTTCAAGGAAGTACTGGAAGAGCGTGATTCTTCATTCAACAAGCTATACAAGGCTGTTAATGCGCTCGGTGAACAGGTGCGGCGTGTGGCCGACGAGGACCGGAATGCATTGAATGCCGCCGGGCTTTCTTTTAATCTGTTTGCCATTATAGGCGGACAGCTTGAAAATGATAAGGAGCACAAGCTGTTCCTGTTATATCCGGAGGGAAACTGGGTGGAGGTAGGTGACGGTTCACCTTTTATTATCATTGGTAATTCGGGTTATGGGAAACCGCTTCTTTACCGCAGCCTCAAATTTGATTCTTCCATGCAGGATGCCTTGAAAATAGGGTTCCTCTCGTTTGATTCTACGAGGGTAAGCTCCAATGATGTGGATTATCCGATAGATGTGGTGATGTATGAAAAGGACTCCTTTCAGATTGTCGAACACCGCTTTGAAAAAGATGACCTGGACTATGTAGGGAAGCAATGGAGTGCTTTGCTGAGCAATTCGGTTCAGAAACTACCTTTGGAATGGATGGATCCGGTTTTTAATAAAATGGAGATAACGTCATCAAACTGAATTCTTTCGCAACCTGTTTTTAATAATAATTCAATTCAAGATCAGAAAAATTACGCTGAACGTTAAGTGAGTGATGGGAATCCATAAACTCAAATGTTGCCGTTGTTTGAAGAAAATTCGGCTAGTAGAGAGGGAAATTTAGTATTTTTGCAACCAAACAAAAAGAGGAATTCTAGATCGTGACGTTAATTAAATCTATCTCAGGAATCAGAGGTATCGTGGGTGGAAAATCGGGTGAGGCGCTGACTCCGATTGATGTTGTGAAGTTTGCAGCTGCATACGGAACATGGCTGAGGCGTACAAATCCACAAAATTTAAAGGTCGTTATTGGCAGAGATGCCAGGCTTTCCGGTGAAATGGTTAGCCGTCTGGTCGCAGGTACATTACAGGGAGTAGGGCTTCATGTGCTGGATCTGGGCCTTTCAACCACACCTACCGTTGAGATAGCAGTTACCGCAGAGAACGCCGCAGGAGGTATTATTTTGACTGCGAGCCACAATCCGATCCAATGGAATGCCCTCAAACTTTTGAACCACGACGGTGAATTTATTTCAGAAGCCGACGGTGAAGAAGTACTGAGAATTGCGGATGAAGAAGACTTTGTTTTTGTTGATGTAAAGAAATTAGGAAGTTACAGCACCGACGATACGTACCTCCAAAAGCACATTGATCAGGTGCTTGCATTGGCTTTGGTCGATGTGGAGGCAATTAAAAATGCAAATTTCAGAATTGTTGTTGACGCAGTCAATTCTACCGGTGGGATCGTCGTTCCAATGTTGCTTGAAGCACTTGGAGTATCTCCCAAAAACATAAAAAAGCTTAACTGCGAGCCGACGGGCAACTTTGCCCATAATCCTGAGCCACTTCCGGAACATCTTCGGGAAATCAGCAAAGAGTTAAATAATGGTGCATTCAATCTTGGTATCGTCGTAGATCCGGATGTAGACCGACTTGCGCTGATGTGCGAGGATGGTACTCCTTTCGGCGAAGAGTATACATTGGTCGCAGTTGCTGACTACGTTCTTAAAAACACACCGGGGAACACCGTTTCCAATCTTTCGTCCACAGCTGCATTGCGTGATGTGACGGTGAAAGCTGGCGGTAAATACTTCGCTTCTGCAGTGGGAGAGGTGAATGTTGTCAATATGATGAAGGCTAACCATGCTGTCATCGGAGGCGAAGGGAATGGCGGGGTGATTTATCCTGAAAGTCATTACGGACGAGATGCATTGGTTGGAATCGCTTTGTTCCTGACACATTTGGCCAAATTTGGCAAAACGGCCTCTGTTTTGCGTAGGTCCTACCCCAACTACTATATTTCTAAAAACAAAATTGAACTCACGCCCGATATTAGTGTTGATAACATATTGAGCCGCATTCAAACGAGATATTCCAAGCAGCCATTGAACACAATCGACGGCGTAAGGATCGAATTTGACAGAGAATGGGTTCATTTACGTAAATCAAACACGGAACCGATCATCAGGATTTATTCGGAATCGGAGACACAAACCACGGCGATCAACCTCGCGAACAAGATTATTTCTGACATCAAGGAGATTATCTCCGAGCCTAAGAAATAAAGCTTCGACGACGGATTGATTGAAATTAATTGAAAAAATGAAAGCCTATTTGGACAATGCGGCGACTACACGACTGGACCCTGAGGTACTGGAAGTGATGTTACCGCTGATGACCGAGCAATTCGGCAACCCGTCTTCTATCCATTCTTATGGCCGGGCTGTACGTTCGGCGATTGAGCGGGCCAGGAAGAACATTGCAGCGATATTGAATGCAGCTCCCGCTGAGATATTTTTCACTTCGGGTGGTACTGAGGCTGATAATACCGCCATTCGTTCCACCATTGAAACGCTGGGTCTGAAACATGCCATCACTTCCCGTATTGAGCACCACGCAGTGTTACATACCCTTGAATACCTTAAAAAAACAGGGCAGATAGAGCTGAGCTTTGTCAATCTGAACGACAAGGGGGAAGTTGATCTGGCTCATCTTGAAACATTACTGGCGTCGAATTCACGTTCATTGGTTTCATTAATGCATGGGAACAATGAAATAGGGAATTTGCTGGATCTGAATGCGGCAGGGGACATCTGTGAGAGGTATAATGCAGTGTTTCATAGTGACACCGTTCAAACAATGGGTCATTACAGGCACGATCTGCAGCAGTTGAAAACAAATTTCATTGTTGGCGCAGCCCACAAATTCAATGGACCCAAAGGCATTGGATTCTTATATGTAAGGCCTGGCATTAAAATAGCACCTTTCGTACATGGGGGCGCGCAGGAACGTAACATGCGCGGCGGTACTGAGAATATTTACGGGATAGTAGGCCTCGCGAAAGCACTGGAAATCGCCTACCGTGATATGGATGAGCATCGCAGCCACATTGAAGGCCTGAAAACACGCATGATCGAAAAGCTGAGAGACAGCATTGACGGGATAACTTTCAATGGAAATTCCGACCAGCTGGACAAAAGTTTGTACACAGTGCTAAGCGTGAGCCTTCCACCGTCCGATATCAGCGATATGCTGTTGTTTAACATGGATATTGCAGGTATAGCAGTTTCAGGAGGCAGTGCCTGTTCCAGTGGCACGGAAATTGGGTCTCATGTGCTCACAGAGCTCAAAATCGATGAAAACCGGGCGAACGTGCGCTTCTCCTTTGGGAAATATAATACGGAAGAAGAAATTGATTATGCCGTGCATACGCTTTCAGAACTTTATAAGAAAGAAGGTGTAACACTATAAAGCCAAAAATCCGGCGCCTGATCAGGCTGCCGGATTTTTGATGATATCTTCCAAAGCTTCAATCCAGATGTCACTGTCGTTGAGACTTTCTACCAACTGCCAGTGTTCTCCTCCCTCTTTTTCAAAAAGCTCTTTATATTCTTCGCCCACTTCAATGGTCGTTTCGAGGCAGTCTGCGACGAAAGCCGGTGAAAATGCCAGGGCACTCTTTACGCCTTTTTTGGTTAGTTCCGGTATTACTTCGTCGGTATAGGGTTTAATCCAAGGATTTTTCCCCAATCTTGACTGAAAACAGGTGGTATACTTCCCTTCCGGAATTCCCATTCCTTTGACTAACAGCCGCGTTGTTTCAAAACATTGGGCACGATAGCAATGCTGATTTCTGTGATCTAATGTGTCGCAGCAAGATCCGAACTGGCAAAAACTTTTGGTCACATCGCCTTTTGTAATTTGCCTCTCCGGTAGTCCGTGGTAGCTGAACACGAAATGATCGAATTCACGCTCAGCCATGTATTTTTTACCAAGATCAACAAAACCCTTGATGAATTTGGGATGTTCCAAAAACCGGTTTACAAACCTGATCTCAGGCAATACTTCCCAGTCCTTCACCACCCGCATTACTTCTTTATACACCGAACCCGTTGATGCAGAAGCATATTGCGGGAAGAAAGGCACTACAATAATATCTGTGAGACATTCTTTCCTTAAGGCTTTCAAACCATTTTCAATGCTCGGGCTTTGGTAACGCATGGCTAGCTCTACGATGTAATTTTCACCCAGCGCCTTTTGCAATTTGTCTTTAACCGAAAACCCGTAAGTTTTCAATGGTGAGCCATCCGGTCTCCAAAGCTGTTTGTAAACTTTTGCCGATTTTGGTGCCCGGAACGGCGCAATGATGAGGTTAATGAGCAGCCAGCGATTGATATAAGGAATGTCAATAACCCTTTCGTCCATTAAAAACTGACGCAGATATTTGCGAACGTCAGGCACTGATGGGCTGTCCGGCGTACCCAGGTTTACAATTAAGACGCCTGTTTTACGGATTGAACTGACAGTTGTTGTATCGAAAGGCTGGGTCAATGTTGCGGTACTCATTACAGGTAATATTTTTATTACTGGAAACAGGGTGAATGAAAACCGTTTCCATAGATTAATTCTATGTTTGTTAATGCTGCATTCCAAGCAAAACCTCACGTAAAGCTGCCTGTGCAGACCATTCACGGTTGGCGGCTTGCTCAATCACCAGTGATCTAGGGCCATCCAGCACTTCGTCGGCGACTTTCATGTTGCGGCGAACGGGCAGGCAATGCATAAATTTGCCATTATCTGTCAGTGCCATTTTTGCTTCCGTGATCATCCACGACGGATCGCTGGTTAATACCTGGCCATAATTCGAGTAAGACGACCAGTTTTTGCCATATACAAAATCCGCGCCTTCCAATGCTTTGTCCTGATCGTAAATAACCTGACCTTTTCCAACGAACTGGGGAGCCAGATCATAACCTTCCGGATGCGTAATAACCAACTCAACATCCATCGGGTTCATCCACTCGCAAAACGAGTTTGCTACTGCCTGAGGCAATGCTTTGAAGTGTGGTAACCAGGTTAAAACTACTTTTGGACGCTGTTTAAGTTTAAATTCTTCGATCGTAATGCAGTCAGCCAAGGATTGCAATGGGTGTCGTGTCGCAGATTCTAAATTGACGATAGGTACCTGAGCGTATTTTTTAAACTGCTGAAAAATAATTTCAGAGTAATCTTTTTCGCGATCCTGTAAGCCCGCGAAAGAACGTATGCCGATAATGTCACAGTAGCTTCCAATCACGGCCGCAGCCTCCTTAACGTGTTCAGCTTTGTCGCCATTCATGATCACACCTTCCTCCATTTCCAGCCCCCAGCCATCCTGACCGACATTCATTGTAATCACATTCAGGCCGAGATTTTGTGCAGCTTTTTGTGTACTGATCCTGGTCCTTAAACTTGAATTGAAGAAAAGAAGTCCGATGGTTTTGTTTTTCCCCAGCTCACTGTCGCCAAATGGATTTCGCTTCGCAGCAATTCCGCTTGAAATGAGTTGGTTAAGGTCTGTAACGTCGTCTATGGAAAGGAAGTGTTTCATTCAGTTAGGAATTCTGACATGTCTCAGGAGTTGTTCTGAAACCGGTTATAGCAATATTTAGGTGTTAAGTTTAGATCAAACGGTGGCGACT
The genomic region above belongs to Dyadobacter pollutisoli and contains:
- a CDS encoding cysteine desulfurase family protein, translated to MKAYLDNAATTRLDPEVLEVMLPLMTEQFGNPSSIHSYGRAVRSAIERARKNIAAILNAAPAEIFFTSGGTEADNTAIRSTIETLGLKHAITSRIEHHAVLHTLEYLKKTGQIELSFVNLNDKGEVDLAHLETLLASNSRSLVSLMHGNNEIGNLLDLNAAGDICERYNAVFHSDTVQTMGHYRHDLQQLKTNFIVGAAHKFNGPKGIGFLYVRPGIKIAPFVHGGAQERNMRGGTENIYGIVGLAKALEIAYRDMDEHRSHIEGLKTRMIEKLRDSIDGITFNGNSDQLDKSLYTVLSVSLPPSDISDMLLFNMDIAGIAVSGGSACSSGTEIGSHVLTELKIDENRANVRFSFGKYNTEEEIDYAVHTLSELYKKEGVTL
- a CDS encoding alpha-E domain-containing protein; this encodes MLSRVANSIYWMNRYMERVENYARFVGVNFNLALDLPPDVDEQWEPLLIATADHYLFYKYYDKPTKEDVIHFMTFDKRNPNSIISCLYEARENARTIRETISKEMWESINEFYLSIRGTSPDNFRNMDHMQSYFTDIRKSCQLFHGVVDASITRNEAWHFGRLGRHIERADKCSRFLDVKYFTLLQDAGTSGSTLDLMLWTAVLKSVSAYNMYRQTHRALTPMNIVAFLILDKLFPRSIAYCVRQAELSLYAIAGSIPERGHTNPAERALSKIRSELEFTDVEDVFKMGLHEYLDKFQTKNNEVDNAIFDMYFGLETGQSQSQSQGQTTGQFKTQWMN
- a CDS encoding helicase HerA-like domain-containing protein; this translates as MSKKEQFIAAIQKSYQTDKPVIRLGSAILDGEIIGEARVSLPLRMMNRHGLVAGATGSGKTRTLQVLAEQLSAAGVPVFMSDIKGDLSGIAQPGKTNAALEERSQILGTVFEPKGYPVELYSLSGQKGSQMRATILEFGPILLSKIFELNETQAGVLAILFKYADDKDLPMVDLNDLKKVLNYLAEGPGAAEIKADYGTISTSTAGTILRKIVALEQQGVGTIFGEKSFDITDLINRVDGQGVISLLNISDVQDKPALFSTFMLSLLAELYQKLPEAGDLDKPKLVFFLDEAHLLFKDAPKAFLDQIEQVVRLIRSKGVGIFFCTQMAQDVPVSVLSQLGNRVQHVLRAFTPQDADALKQTVKTYPRSDYYAIDQILTTLGIGQALITVLNEKGIPTEVAATHLLPPTSIMGPMVQADYDKHVQQSDLYMKYKDPLDPESAYEMLTKRMEEHAKVEAQAKEEVVEAKKQKEETSVIADALNSPLAKQIGREVVRGVFGMLFGKSTRTRKTGGGLFGF
- a CDS encoding neutral/alkaline non-lysosomal ceramidase N-terminal domain-containing protein, whose protein sequence is MKFFRILFRIIGSIVLLLVLIIASMVTTMDHTPYKEMPYYAQWKKIISEVKPDTSGSSGALRVGWAKVNITPASPTPTAGYGNRRGRPYTAVHDSVYIRAMVIDNGVTKAAIIAADLLIIPPTVVKLLQSRLTEKEIPFDNVYFGATHSHNSVGGWGTGVSSLFFSGKYNEKTVETIADAIFQAIVQAKAKLEPAKLTYMESIDTVDIRNRLVGEEGEIDPEIRSAAFVTASGQKAILSSFAAHSTVLNSKNIVLSRDYPGMLVDSLEKGRYNFAMYMSGAVGSMGPIEKGTDDFDEVKNQAFGVQKALLSDSTKKEDVKGATVEAITLPLPLRNPSPRLTMGLVLRSWAFNKAFGEYPVFVKALRIGNILMVGMPCDFSGELVGTLDAYAKTKGLNLMVTSFNGGYIGYITHDKYFDRDLYETKTMSWYGPYNGAYLQEVIKDIIDKLS
- a CDS encoding YceI family protein, with translation MAVTKWIVDPVHSEVQFKIKHLVISTITGSFNNFEGGATSDLNNFENAEIHFSLDVKSIDTNVDMRDAHLKSADFFDAEQFPHITFQSNYFHKVKGDNYKLSGLLTLKGITKPIELDAEYGGVEKDPEGNLRIGFEVEGRLSRQEYGLNYMQLTDSGGLVIGEDVKLIANIQLVKQA
- the glmM gene encoding phosphoglucosamine mutase, whose protein sequence is MTLIKSISGIRGIVGGKSGEALTPIDVVKFAAAYGTWLRRTNPQNLKVVIGRDARLSGEMVSRLVAGTLQGVGLHVLDLGLSTTPTVEIAVTAENAAGGIILTASHNPIQWNALKLLNHDGEFISEADGEEVLRIADEEDFVFVDVKKLGSYSTDDTYLQKHIDQVLALALVDVEAIKNANFRIVVDAVNSTGGIVVPMLLEALGVSPKNIKKLNCEPTGNFAHNPEPLPEHLREISKELNNGAFNLGIVVDPDVDRLALMCEDGTPFGEEYTLVAVADYVLKNTPGNTVSNLSSTAALRDVTVKAGGKYFASAVGEVNVVNMMKANHAVIGGEGNGGVIYPESHYGRDALVGIALFLTHLAKFGKTASVLRRSYPNYYISKNKIELTPDISVDNILSRIQTRYSKQPLNTIDGVRIEFDREWVHLRKSNTEPIIRIYSESETQTTAINLANKIISDIKEIISEPKK
- a CDS encoding Gfo/Idh/MocA family protein, producing the protein MKTILLLIFGLLSIQAIAQSPVRVAVAGLSHGHVGWVFNSADKKVIQLVGIYETNPDLVNLFAEKYKLDKKLFFSDLNKMLDETKPEAVSAFGAISDHVIVVRACAPRKIHVMVEKPLATTFADAKEIQKLASQNSIQVLTNYETSWYASNQYVNDLVSQGKLGDIRKVMVNDGHQGPKEIGVSKEFFAILTDPAKNGAGALIDFGCYGANLMTWLLKGERPISVTAVTHQDKPEIYKNVDDEATIVLQYPKAQCIIQGSWNWSFGRKDMEVYGNKGYAIAVNATVVRQRLQEKAPEETIKLDPRPAPFTDPFAVLADVVQGRLKLDTNDLYGLPVNVTVVEILESAKQSAKSGKTVFLK
- a CDS encoding peptidase, yielding MTYCLGIKVATGLVAIADTRLTSGTEVSTNKKVSVYQSEKHSIFVMTSGLRSVRDKAITYFKEVLEERDSSFNKLYKAVNALGEQVRRVADEDRNALNAAGLSFNLFAIIGGQLENDKEHKLFLLYPEGNWVEVGDGSPFIIIGNSGYGKPLLYRSLKFDSSMQDALKIGFLSFDSTRVSSNDVDYPIDVVMYEKDSFQIVEHRFEKDDLDYVGKQWSALLSNSVQKLPLEWMDPVFNKMEITSSN
- a CDS encoding acyl-CoA thioesterase; translated protein: MEQEPRAVRFSQTTLTELMIPSYANFGGKIHGGILLSLIDKVAYSCAARHAGTYCVTVSVDGVDFLEPVEVGDLVSLHASVNYVGRTSLVIGIRVIAENVRNGIQRHTNTSYVTMVAKGDDDKPTVVPELLLENEEDARRFLEAIKRRELKESYRDAFDNAKTRIDVQANLEKLSQQRCVIGWDKNDI